The Procambarus clarkii isolate CNS0578487 chromosome 46, FALCON_Pclarkii_2.0, whole genome shotgun sequence genome includes a region encoding these proteins:
- the LOC123770499 gene encoding uncharacterized protein: MRMSGSPPLSLATTANRPEDTQTTSTSIRGSSTSNRGGNSTNQTSGANVAMIHGTSSDRPPPAYPCKDVCVQCGMISDVTDDDTVTNCQQGPNSVSGCQCECHKQTRCEKRLDSDHVSHIHIPPAGPHCQPGCGYSGLPCYNCSLLQNHLQPQAAIAEPLPSPPQSGAHTFSPQIYTIELLENSSTRTLSSPSTSQVIEHQQIVTESDRSQETTRRKMCFSIVVFIIAINVFIGVFRMLVGAVGTD; this comes from the coding sequence ATGAGGATGAGTGGATCTCCACCGTTGAGCTTGGCGACTACTGCCAACCGCCCTGAGGACACACAAACCACGAGCACTAGCATAAGAGGATCTAGTACAAGTAATAGGGGAGGAAATTCCACCAATCAGACAAGTGGTGCAAATGTTGCCATGATCCATGGCACTAGCAGTGACCGACCACCACCAGCATATCCATGTAAAGATGTATGCGTACAGTGTGGGATGATTTCCGATGTGACTGATGACGACACTGTTACCAACTGCCAGCAAGGCCCAAATTCTGTTTCAGGTTGCCAGTGCGAGTGCCACAAGCAGACTCGGTGTGAAAAACGTTTGGACTCGGATCACGTGTCGCATATCCACATTCCTCCGGCAGGTCCCCACTGTCAACCTGGCTGTGGCTATTCAGGCCTTCCTTGTTATAACTGCAGTCTACTTCAAAATCATCTTCAGCCACAGGCTGCAATAGCAGAGCCATTGCCTTCTCCTCCTCAAAGTGGAGCTCATACATTTTCTCCACAAATCTACACAATTGAGCTGCTGGAGAACTCTTCAACAAGGACTCTTTCGAGCCCGAGCACCAGTCAAGTGATCGAGCACCAACAGATTGTAACAGAAAGTGACCGCAGCCAGGAGACCACCAGGAGAAAGATGTGTTTCTCTATTGTGGTTTTTATTATTGCTATTAATGTATTTATTGGCGTGTTCAGAATGTTGGTGGGTGCAGTTGGAACGGACTGA